CTCAGGATCTCGCTGGATTGAAAGTTTTGCCGGATTTGATTAAGTCTGGCGTGGTGTCGCTGAAAATTGAAGGACGGCTGAAACAACCGGAATATGTGGCGAGTGTGACGCAGGTTTATCGGCAGGCAATTGATCGGGCGATCGCAGGTGTGGAGCATCAGGTTTCGGAGCGGGAAAAATATCAATTAGAAATGGCATTTTCACGGGGTTTGCATACGGGTTGGCTCGACGGCATTGATAACCAAAGCCTTGTCCATGCGCGGTTTGGCAAGAAACGCGGCGTATATTTGGGCGAGATTAAACAGGTGCGTGACGGGCGCGATAAACAGGTGCTGTTACGGCTCGAAGCGCCTCTGAAAGCGGGTGACGGTGTGGTATTCGACTATGGCAAACCTGCGGAGCGGGAGGAAGGAGGCAGGGTCTACGCGGTGGAAACTCACGGAAAAGATACCCTTGTGACCTTTGGGCGGCGTGATGTGGATCTGCGGCGGGTGCGGGTAGGCGATCGCCTCTGGAAAACCAATGATCCGGAACTCGACAAGAAATTACGGCAAACCTTTACGAGCGAAAAAATTCAATTTCAACGCCCGATTACGATCGAAATCCACGGCGAAATTGGTAGTAATTTAGTGGCGATCGCCCGTGATGAGCAGGGTCATATTGTGCAGGTTCAATCGGAATTATTGCTAGAGAAAGCGATTCATAAACCCCTCACCACTGAGCGATTAACGGAACAATTAGGACGTTTGGGTAATACCCCGTTTAAATTAGGACAGTTAGAGAATTATCTACAGGGTGATGGAATTCTGCCTGTTAGTGAACTGAATCGCATTCGGCGGGAAATTGTTAATCAATTGGAAACGTTACGCAGTCAACCAAAACGCTGGCAACTAAATCAAAATGTGTCCCATCGTGATTTACTGCCGACTGTCGAAAAAGCTTCACAACAATCAGCCCAAATTATTGTCTTAGTGCGTCATATTAAACAATTAAAAGCTGTTTTAAAAACGGATATTTCAACCATTTATTGTGAATTTGAAAACCCGATCACCTATCGAGAAGCTGTTAAACTAGCTAAACAAACCGACCATCAACCGGAAATCTGGGTTGCGCCGCCCCGCATCGCCAAGCCGAAGGAAAGTTACATTTTAGAGCAGGTGATTTCCAGCCATGCCGATGGTTATTTAATCCGCAATTATGATCACCTGAAATTCTTTAAGGTTGAACGGATTACTGCTGATTTTTCTTTGAATATTTCCAATCCGATTACGGCTGATTATTTTAAGCACAATTTCCCTCTTGAACGGTTAACTGCTTCCTATGATCTCAATATTCAGCAGTTAGAATCATTGCTGAAAAATTGTCCGCCCCACTGGTTTGAAATCACGATTCATCAACATATGCCGATGTTTCACATGGAGCATTGCGTGTTCTGCGCATTTCTCTCCGATGGAACCGATTTCACCAATTGTGGTCGTCCCTGCGAAAAGCACGAAGTCAAATTAGGCGATCGCACAGGCGTTCAACATGTTCTAGTCGCCGATGCGGGTTGTCGTAATACGGTCTTTAATGGCACAGCCCAAACTGGGGCTGAATATATGCAACATTTTCTTGATTTAGGGGTGCGCCATTTCCGCGTTGAATTTGTCAATGAATCCCCTGTTGAGATTACTAAAACCATTGATCTTTACCAAAAATTGCTCACCGGAAAAATTTCTGGCGCACAACTCTGGAAAACCCTAAAACTGCAAAATCAGTTGGGTGTAACCCGTGGCTCTCTAGAATAAATAATGGTTTAAAAAGTACAGGTTTGAATGATTAGATATGAACTGTCTTAAAATTAAAGAATAATTTGAGTTGGTTATTCCTGGTCACTAGCTGTCGGATTCTGTGATTTTTCTGCTTAAATTAGACCAACATCTCAGGCGAAATTCTATGACTTTATCCTTTGATCCTGCCCCTACCGAAGCACGGGTTAAACAATTTTGGCAACTGACTGCCAGTTTTGGGATGGAACGGAATGCTTACCATAATTATCTCAATGAAATTGTCAGCGATCGCTACACGTTGATCAATGGGCTCCAGATTTTGCGCGATGAGCTCCAACTGGCCGCCTCAAGCCCAACGGATATTAAGGCCTGTGGGGCAGATATGAGTTTGCCCAGTGTGGTCACTACCCTCGCCTACACCAACTGCGGCGATCGCATCCACCAGGGAGAAGCGACGAAGCGCTATCGAGATGTGGTGGCCTCCCGCTTTGCGACCCTCTCAGAAATCGGCGAATTAAAATTAGAGGCTTTTTTCCCAGCAGGGGGCGGCATTGATGACGGGGAGACCCTTGCCCATGTGACCGTTGCCCATGAGTTGGATGAATCCCTAAAGCGCCGGGTGTATGAGGGTAACCCCCAATCGATTTCTTTGGTGGCGATCGATCTCAAAACCCATGTGGGCCGTCTGCGCCAGGATGGAAAACAGGTTTATGGTAAAACCCGCGAATCCCCCTGGCGCGAGCCCCGGGATGCTTGCGGGGCGATCGTTGGCACGCTCCGCAATTACAATGCTCACAACCCGATCCATCGACGGATTCGCAACGATTTGGGGGAAGAAAATTTTCACTTTCTCGCCCATAATGCCGTGCTGACCGACACGAAAAAAATTGACATTACGATGGCGGTGGCCGCCCATATTGTCGCAATTCGGGGCATTCGGAATACCGCCATGGCGATCGCCCAAGAATTAGATGAACGGGGTTTAGCCCACTTAACCGCCAGTACCACGGTGAACCGCCCCTCCCGCGATGATTTGGTGATTTATCTCGCCCGGGCCACAGTATTTAATGGCAATATCAAGATCCAAAGTTTAGGCACAGACGCCCGTTTATATGGTGGCAAAATCGTTGAATATGCGGGAGAAAGACGTCTCCAATTGCACTATTCAGATTGGGACTTAGAAAATCTCCCCATCGAAGAAATTCCCTACCAAGTGCGTTCATCGGGGTTATAGTAAATCGCCAAAAACAGTAGGCGATCGCCTCTCTATTCAACTCATTCAATGATTAGCAAGCTGGCAAAAAATACCTCAGAGACAATATAACGATAGAAAAAAGTAATCTCCTATACATTGCAAAGAATCCCTAATCTTCTCAAATGACAACTACAACACCATAAATTAACTTTTTCAACGCAAAACCCTCTAAATAAATAGATATGCTATCCTGGTTGAGACAAAATCGTTTCTGCCTAAGCTACTCAGACGTTAAAAAGAGTAAAACGGAGGAACCACCGTCCTATTTTTTAGGACTTTGGGGCTAATTCCAAGATTTCTTGGAAAGGATATCTCTCAGTCCTCGCCCGTCAGCTAACTTCGTCGGCAATGAGGGAAACGGAAATATTAAATATCCGTCATCCCATCAAAACAATCACCACTCTACACCCTTGATTTATGGATGGGAATATTTATGGAAGTTTTTAGTCAATAACATACTGCTTAAGTCTTATTAAGTTTATTTTATCTAAGTCATCTGTTCTAAAGACAGGTTTTAGATAGTAACAACAACAACAACAAATAGCAAACCGAACTCATTTGTAGACAAATCACTAGATTTTTTATTTGGTAATAGTTTATTTTGCCAAAATTTTAAAATCACCATTTAGTTTCGACAGAAAATATGAATTTAGAAGCCTGGATTGCCTTGGCAACTTTTGTTGTCGTATTTGTTAGTATTGTTTTTGAAAAAATTCACCTCACCGCAGCGGCTCTACTGGGAGCCCTAGTGCTTGTTTTTGCCCATGTGATGACTCTCACAGAAGCAGTTGGCTATATTAGCCAAAGCTACGCAACATTGGCCTTGTTTTTTGGGGTAATGGTCTTGGTTCGGGCCTTTGAACCGACAAAAATCTTTGAATATATCGCCACAAAAATGGTAATTGCAGCCAAGGGGAGTGGCAAATTACTTTTACTAGGCATTGTTTTAATGACTGCGCCTATTTGTGCCGTCTTGCCCAATGCCACCACAGTTATGCTGCTCGCCCCACTGATTCCTCCAATTGCCCAAGAAATTGGTGTTGATTTTGTGCCTCTGCTTACTTTAATGGTTTTTGTGGCAAATAGTGCTGGATTACTGACTATTGTTGGCGATCCAGCTACTTATCTCATTGGTGATGCGGTTAATCTTAGTTTTTTGGACTATCTTCAGCGCCTCAGTTTCGGCGGTGTACTCGCAATTGTTGTTGTTGTTTTATTATTACCTCTTGTTTTTAAAGACATCTGGCAGACAACCTTTACGGATCTCAGTCATCTACCCAATCCCAAAGTTAATCATCCCCGGGTTTTAGCATTGGGCGGTGTCTTGATCTTTTTTGTGCTGCTTTTATTTGTTATTGGCGAGTCTCTGCCTGTGCCCATTGTGCCGGCAGCGGTGGCTTTGTTAGGGGCGGCTCTAGCATTAACTTTGGCTCATCAAAGTAAAATTGACACGGTTAATAATATCCTCAAAGATGTGGACTGGAGTACGCTGCTCTTCTTTATGTCTATTTTCGTCCTAATCGGAGGGCTAGAAAAAACAGGTGTTGTTAGTCAAATATCTGGTGTTTTAGCTGTTATTTTAGGTAAAAATATTCTTTTAGGCTCGATTCTCATTGTCTTTGTTGTCGGTATTTTATCAAGTTTAGTGCCGAATATTCCCTTGGTAGTCGCGATGATTCCTCTACTAAAAGAGTATTTAGTGAATGTTGATCTGCTCGGCTCTGAGTTTCTAGATCCCAATGTTGCTGGCCAATTCCCACCGGTTGTATTACCGTTGTTTTACGCCATGATGTACGGGGCAACCCTCGGTGGAAATGGTACATTGTTAGGCGCTTCTTCAAATATTGTGGCAGCGGGAATTGCTGAGTTACATGGAGGGAAAATGTCATTCCACAAATTCCTCAAATACAGTATCCCGATCACGGCGACCCAACTCACTGTCTCAGCTGTATATATGCTGACTTTTTTCCTTTAAAATTAAGTCAAATTCACGCACTTATTTCTGCTTTTGGTGATTAATGATCACATCCCTTAAGCCCTCGAGGGTATATTCTTTAGCTTCAAGATCTACCCGCTGCAATAATTCCAAACAGACTTGGGACGTTTGAGGGCCAATGGAGACAATTTTAGCTTTTTCTAAAACCCTAAAATCCCCTCCTTGTTGTTGTAATAAGTGCCAAAAATTACGGACTGTTTTTGAGCTGGCAAAGGTTATAAAATCAATTTTCTGAGCCTGGATTGCTTGCCAAACGTGGGGCGGGATCCTAAAAGGACAACCGGATTCATAGGCAGGTACTTCGACAATTTCTGCCCCTTGTTGTGAGAGTTCTTGCACAAGAATGTCGCGTCCCCCGGTTTCAACCCGAGGAAAAAGAATCTTTTGATGTCGCAGAGATTCCGGGAAGTTTTCAACCAAAGAATCGGCAATAAAATCAGGGGGAATATAATCTGCCTTTAGACCATGGTTCCGTAAAAATTTTTCTGTTTTTTTCCCCACCACCGCGATTTTCAAATTCCCCAGGGCACGGGCATCTTTCCCTAAAGTTTCGAGCCGCTGAAAGAAGTATTCAACGCCGTTGGCCGAGGTGAGGATCAGCCAACTGAACGTTTCCAGGGAGGCGATCGCCTGATCGAGGGGTTCCCAGGTGGAGGGCTCGCGAATTTCCAAAGCAGGCATTTCAAGGATGTTTGCACCGGTTTCTGCTAAAAGCGCAGTAAATTCACTCGATTGCGACGCAGCGCGGGTAATTAGAATTGTTTTTCCCTGTAAAGGTGCCTGATACATATAATCCTCCCGGAGACTGACAACTTGACCCACAATGATCACACAGGGAGACAATTTTTGAATCGTTGCGGTCTGCTCCGTAATCGTCTGTAATGTTCCTGTCCAGGCTCGCTGCTCTGGTAGGCCCGCTGCCCGGATGATCGCCACTAGGGTTTGGGGCGATCGCCCCGCCGCCATCAACCGGTCGCAAATTTCGGCTAAATTACGCCCCCCCATCAAAAACA
The nucleotide sequence above comes from [Synechococcus] sp. NIES-970. Encoded proteins:
- a CDS encoding peptidase, U32 family, producing MSTPAAMSVKPIATVVKTPELLAPAGNWDCAIAAVENGADAIYFGLDQFNARMRSQNFTEADLPELMAYLHRRGMKGYVTLNTLIFTAELAAVERYLRSIIAAGVDAAIVQDVGLCRLIRQLSPDFPIHGSTQMTVTSAAGVEFAQNLGCNLVVLARECSIKEIEKIQQELGQQNIAMPLEVFVHGALCVAYSGQCLTSESLGGRSANRGECAQACRMPYEMIVDGKPFDLGDRRYLLSPQDLAGLKVLPDLIKSGVVSLKIEGRLKQPEYVASVTQVYRQAIDRAIAGVEHQVSEREKYQLEMAFSRGLHTGWLDGIDNQSLVHARFGKKRGVYLGEIKQVRDGRDKQVLLRLEAPLKAGDGVVFDYGKPAEREEGGRVYAVETHGKDTLVTFGRRDVDLRRVRVGDRLWKTNDPELDKKLRQTFTSEKIQFQRPITIEIHGEIGSNLVAIARDEQGHIVQVQSELLLEKAIHKPLTTERLTEQLGRLGNTPFKLGQLENYLQGDGILPVSELNRIRREIVNQLETLRSQPKRWQLNQNVSHRDLLPTVEKASQQSAQIIVLVRHIKQLKAVLKTDISTIYCEFENPITYREAVKLAKQTDHQPEIWVAPPRIAKPKESYILEQVISSHADGYLIRNYDHLKFFKVERITADFSLNISNPITADYFKHNFPLERLTASYDLNIQQLESLLKNCPPHWFEITIHQHMPMFHMEHCVFCAFLSDGTDFTNCGRPCEKHEVKLGDRTGVQHVLVADAGCRNTVFNGTAQTGAEYMQHFLDLGVRHFRVEFVNESPVEITKTIDLYQKLLTGKISGAQLWKTLKLQNQLGVTRGSLE
- a CDS encoding arsenical pump membrane protein; the encoded protein is MNLEAWIALATFVVVFVSIVFEKIHLTAAALLGALVLVFAHVMTLTEAVGYISQSYATLALFFGVMVLVRAFEPTKIFEYIATKMVIAAKGSGKLLLLGIVLMTAPICAVLPNATTVMLLAPLIPPIAQEIGVDFVPLLTLMVFVANSAGLLTIVGDPATYLIGDAVNLSFLDYLQRLSFGGVLAIVVVVLLLPLVFKDIWQTTFTDLSHLPNPKVNHPRVLALGGVLIFFVLLLFVIGESLPVPIVPAAVALLGAALALTLAHQSKIDTVNNILKDVDWSTLLFFMSIFVLIGGLEKTGVVSQISGVLAVILGKNILLGSILIVFVVGILSSLVPNIPLVVAMIPLLKEYLVNVDLLGSEFLDPNVAGQFPPVVLPLFYAMMYGATLGGNGTLLGASSNIVAAGIAELHGGKMSFHKFLKYSIPITATQLTVSAVYMLTFFL
- the cysG/hemD gene encoding uroporphyrin-III synthase/methyltransferase, with translation MGKVFLLGAGLGTRDYLTVRGWEILKRAEVVIYDALGSQELLDILPQDCLRLFVGKRGGEKSTPQGDIDRLLVKYGQSGKRVVRLKGGDPYIFGRSHPEILALKEAACDFEVIPGISSALAAPLLAGIPLTHKDLSRGFFVGTAHNLGAFDWSALAQLETLVFLMGGRNLAEICDRLMAAGRSPQTLVAIIRAAGLPEQRAWTGTLQTITEQTATIQKLSPCVIIVGQVVSLREDYMYQAPLQGKTILITRAASQSSEFTALLAETGANILEMPALEIREPSTWEPLDQAIASLETFSWLILTSANGVEYFFQRLETLGKDARALGNLKIAVVGKKTEKFLRNHGLKADYIPPDFIADSLVENFPESLRHQKILFPRVETGGRDILVQELSQQGAEIVEVPAYESGCPFRIPPHVWQAIQAQKIDFITFASSKTVRNFWHLLQQQGGDFRVLEKAKIVSIGPQTSQVCLELLQRVDLEAKEYTLEGLRDVIINHQKQK